Proteins from one Bactrocera tryoni isolate S06 unplaced genomic scaffold, CSIRO_BtryS06_freeze2 scaffold_189, whole genome shotgun sequence genomic window:
- the LOC120780142 gene encoding uncharacterized protein LOC120780142, with translation MIHGPCGNLNRSSPCMVDGKCTKRFPKDFTNDTVTHVDGYPIYRRRSTENGGQTFIKTISYADIDIDNRWVVPYSPLLSKTFNAHINAESCSSVKSIKYICKYVNKGSDMAVFRIENTNVHSPPLNQNDEITNYQIGRYVSSNEAVWRIFGFPIHERDPAVIYLAVHLENGQRVYFTNDTVLDCAINPPKTTLTEFFELCNRADAFGAFAQIFLYSEVPRYFTWSQKRKWIPRKQGTPVDAPPGLFKSNTLGCVYTVNPRQTECFYLRLLLVNVTGPLLFQDIRKVDGQQYPTYKDACLALGLLEDDNHWDTVAC, from the coding sequence ATGATTCATGGTCCGTGCGGAAATCTGAATCGTTCATCACCTTGCATGGTAGACGGAAAATGTACAAAGCGTTTTCCTAAAGATTTTACTAACGATACGGTCACACATGTTGACGGATATCCAATATATCGTCGAAGAAGTACCGAAAATGGCGGACAAACTTTCATTAAAACTATCAGCTACGCAGACATCGACATTGACAATCGTTGGGTGGTACCATATTCACCTCTGCTGAGCAAAACATTCAATGCTCATATTAATGCTGAGTCATGCAGTTCGGTAAAGagtatcaaatatatttgcaaatatgtgaaTAAAGGGAGTGATATGGCTGTATTTAGAATTGAAAATACTAATGTACATTCTCCTCCGTTGAATCAAAATGATGAAATTACGAATTACCAAATTGGCCGGTATGTCAGTTCCAATGAAGCTGTCTGGCGTATTTTCGGTTTCCCAATTCATGAACGGGATCCAGCAGTTATCTATTTAGCTGTCCACCTTGAAAACGGCCAGCGCGTATATTTCACGAACGATACAGTGCTTGATTGTGCTATAAATCCACCAAAAACTACGCTGACCGAATTTTTTGAACTGTGCAATCGTGCGGATGCTTTTGGTGCCTTCGCACAAATATTTCTCTACTCTGAAGTTCCACGGTATTTTACATGGTCTCAAAAAAGGAAATGGATACCCCGCAAGCAAGGGACACCAGTTGATGCGCCTCCAGgtttatttaaatcaaatactTTGGGTTGTGTATATACAGTCAATCCAAGGCAGACTGAGTGCTTTTACCTGCGACTATTGTTGGTTAATGTCACCGGGCCATTGTTATTTCAAGATATACGTAAGGTAGATGGACAACAGTATCCTACGTATAAAGATGCATGTCTTGCTCTAGGGTTGCTAGAAGACGACAATCACTGGGATACTGTCGCTTGCTGA